DNA from Garra rufa chromosome 5, GarRuf1.0, whole genome shotgun sequence:
GACTTTGAGCTAAAAACTCattaccaaacaccaatgacttgtaacaATGGGTACAGTCATATGAactgtttccatctttgttgacacagatggaagtggaagtgcctttttctgctCTAaggaaggggtgtcccaatacttttctccatatattgtATGTATGTACAAGTAATTGGTGTTTAGTGAGTTTTTGGTTTAAGGTCTGCATTtacagtcacaccagaggtgttcagctgagattgGGACTTTGCTTTTTGCAGACCCAGACAAGTTCTTCCACGctaactgaatcaatcatttctttttttaaccttgccttatacacaaaggcattgtcatgttagaattaaatagggtcctgtcaaaactgttgctgtaaaattagaaggaccaggattgagaaccactgccctagAATATCTTCATATGCTTAAACataaagatttgtactcatgcaaattactaaattagtcaaacctgttcttTAGAAGggagtgtcccaatacttttgacaATACTAAATCATTTACCTAGTTTAGTGCCACATTGAGCACTGTAGAGTGTGTAGAGTGTGTGTTGCAGGTGGCTTTGCAGGCAAATCCTGAGATAAAGATGGAGATGATGAACTGAAGGATAGAGAACACCAGCAATACTCCAATGATCCCCAAATCATAGTTCTGAAAAATATTCAACATATGAAAATAGTTTTACAAATAATATCCAATCAATCATATTGAGTGAATTTCTAAAGATGATTACATTATCCTATAAGTAGGCATTATCCTCCtgagacccaaagaaaaaaagtgcctcttttttgttgtttttttgtgatttcctacatcctttgggtttaaaaaaaattctacaatttagagcttttacgttttgtttttatttttaattttacagcatgtccactgtagtggaccacaggaccattttagttcgaaacgacagccaaactcagacaacaaaactgtacagaatatggctgtaaagggatattaatccaacatttatgtaacaaaaacaaaacaactgaaatcaagcattttccataacttgcaatgagtctgttacggcgctgtgcaggaattttggcccactcatcttggcagaattgttgtaattcagccacattggagggttttcgagcatggaccgcctttttaaggtcatgctgtgggcatctcaataggattcaggtcaggactttgactaggccactccaaagtcttcattttgtttttcttcaaccattcagaagtgaatttgctggtgtgcattgtccttctgcagaaccacagagtgcggcatctttcctgttcttccctttctgtctctgtgtctgtttcagtctgctcatctgagtctcctgcaatttcttcctcttcttcaacatcttcttgtatgttacattcaaatttatcctcatctgacagctctaagtcagagtctccctcaactatcttataaaaatcctctctgcttcagttcggcctcctacaacatgcagtcattaattacattaagatggtcctgatgtccactatagttgacatttaaaaaaggatgatattttgaaacataaacaatttaacagctttgaaagctaaatgtattgttactgacactttaataaacaaatatatatgtgataataatagtaaaaaacatgtaaaaaagctaaattttacaTATCTCTGTCCTTCCTataaaatgtgctcatttgcatgtcggccattttggattcagtgtaagaagtggttcctagcatgccagccaatcaaatgacatatcactagaaagcccaggatgtcctctgcacagtacaacaggacttgacagagtagctcaaaaaattcaaagaaaattcatgaaaacacaaggtccactacagaggacataaGTCAATGGGCGGGGTCTCAGGAGGACTTTCAAACACTTGGAACATAGCATATAAGTCACATGCATATCTTTCtcacttttatgatacttttaaGGTGTCTTTGCGTCGTTGTAATGCATTATATCTCCAGTCGCCATTgtaattgtatggaaaagagtgACCAACACaatctttattaataaaaatttgtTTCAATTAATAAATGATGGCAAAATTGatgtgaactattcatttaaataaataaaacagcagtTGAAGactaaaaacaaatttaaacagaTCACATTATTATAGTATTACACATACATTTAGTACCTTAAAATTTGAACAGGTGTCGGAGTCAGCCTGACCATAGGTATAGTAGTCAGAGGTGCACCTGTGATAGGGCATTGAAAATTGTTTTATCTCTACGCCAAGCAGAATAATGGAGATTGCTGCAGTAATGGCACTGATCACATTCATTACAAGAGTGGCTTTCACCTACAGGAAGAAAAGCAAAAACATTACTATGACAATAGAAATGGTGTGATAAAAATGACCTGAACTTAATTTTTAATGAAGTCAGTTGATAATGATTCAGATGTCCTTTTAGAAAAGTTTAAAGTTTCAGACTTGTGCCATGGgtttggattaaaataaaatcacagtGACCTTATACCTTGCAAGCCCATTGTACTGAAGACAGAAGGGGCCTTGTGCATGTATTTCAAAATTgaacaacaatttaaaaagaaGAATTCTCACCCACTGATTTCAGCACAATTATATGTACATACCACACACAGATGAGGATTATTCTGTGCAGCAACAGACAAAGAGCCAGCACTGATGTACTAAGAAAGAAAAGGAGGACATGTTAAAGTTCATTCTGGAAATAAGCTAGGCAAAGgtcaatattttttctatttacaaATCAAAAAGCAGTCAAAACTAACATAAGCAACAACTATGAATGAATAAGATCAGTAACTGAAAACAATTATTGACAAAACTGTACACCTGCTTAATATCTACATGTACTTAATTTCAGGTAAGCAATTGGAGGAAGACCTAATTCTAAACACAAATAGTCATTTCTGGAAAAAAGTTAGCATAAACTAATTCATTTTAAGTAAAAATACCAACATGTAACTAATCCAATATTAAATTATACATAGGACACAACACACAAtatagtggtgtgaaaaagtgttggcccccttcctgattttttttttttttttttttttttttgcatgtttgtcacactttaatgtttcagatcatcaaacaaatttaaatattaatcaaagataacacaagtaaacacaacatgcagtttttgaatgaagttttttattatgaagggaaaacaaaatccaaacccacatggccctgtgtgaaaaagtgtttgccccctaaacttaataactggttgggccacccttagcagcaacaactgcaatcaagcgtttgtgataacttgcaGTGAGTCTattacagcactgtgcaggaattttggcccactcatcttggcagaattgttgtaattcagccacattggagggttttcgagcatgaactgcctttttaaggtcataacacagcatctcaataggattcaggtcaggactttgactaggccactccaaattcttgattttgtttttcttcagccattcagaggtggatttgctggtgtgctttggatcattgtcctgctgcagaacccaagttcgcttcagcttgaggtcatgaacagatggccggacattgtccttcaggattttttggtagacagcagaattcatggttccatttatcacagcaagtcctccaggtccagaagcagcaaaacagccccagaccaccACCACCaaattttactgttggtatggtgttctttttctgaaatgctgtgttacttttacaccagatgtaatggaaACACACCTCCCAAAaagtctcgtcagtccacagagtattttcccaaaagtcttggggatcatcaagatgtgttctggcaaaactgagacgaacctttatgttctttttgctcagcagcgctTTTCGTCtcggaactctgccatgcaggccatttttgcccagtctctttcttatggtggagtcatgaacactgaccttcactgaggcaagagaggcctgaaGTCCttcagatgttgttgtggggtcttttgtgacctcttggatgagtcgtcgctgcgctcttggggtaattttggtcggcctgcccctcctgggaaggttcactactgttccatgttttcaccatttgtggataatggctctcactgtggttcgctagagtcccaaagctttagaaatggctttataaccttttccagactgatagatcttaattactttctttctcatttgttcctgaatttctttggatctcaacatgatgtgtagcttttgaggatcttttggtctacttcactttgtcaggcaggtcctatttaagtgatttcttgattgcgaacaggtgtggcagtaatcaggcctgggtgtggctagagaaacttaattcaggtgtgataaaccacagttaggATTTAACAGGGgaggggggcaaacactttttcacacagggccatgtgggtttggattttttttcccttcataaaaacccttcatttaaaaactgcatgttatatttacttgtgttatctttgattaatatttaaatttgtgtaatgatctgaaacattaaagtgtgacaaacatgcaaaaaatcattaagggggccaacactttttcacagcaCTGTATTTAAAATGGGTATGGTGGATCCTATAACAAAAGTGCTCATTGCACTCTCAATATACAAGATGATTACATTCATGCACTTTGGTCCTGCACAACAATTACCACAAGATGTTACTTCTAAATTATCTGTTTATTTTGACTGGAATCCCTGCAACTTCATTCTTATGTCTTTTAGGTGATAATTCCATGAGAACCATGAGAACACGTCACCACTATCTCTAGTTACAGCCAAAAAAACAATTCTAATcaacttgaaaaataaaaacaaaatctccaaatataaaaatgttaacaataaaaaaacaaacaagacaaTCATATTCAAACACAAGTTATCTGAAATTGAACAACTGATTTGTGAATTTATACACTACACTGACTACATACCTTTACCGTGAATACAAGTATGCACACATTTGCAATGTAATATTTCCAGAATATTTTCTGAATATTACTGTATATCCCTTCTCCCCCCTACTAATCACATTTTGTTATTTCCCTCCTTTTTTGCCCTGTAATTCTTCAGTTAGTCTGTCTTTCCCCACTTACTGCGGCTTTTAACTGAAATCTACATCAGTTAAAAACAGtctttttttaactaaaaaaaaaaaaaagaaaaaaaaatctggaaattAAAACCAGAAGCTAGAAAGCAAAGCCATTAAATGAAACTTACAATAAGGGATCCCCAGTAGGTGGTGCCACTCATGACAGAAATGGCTAGGTATAAGAAGCTGTAGAGACTGGTGGTGCGTACAATACCAAACAAGAAATCCATCACTCCAATCATTATCTGGACAGTCTGGACAGGGCAGATATTAGTAAAATCTTTAGAATTGCATATATTTCATGTTTAGATGCATGCACACAGTGATATGTTCTATTCACTGCACTCCAGTTTAAAGACTGGCACACATCTATTCACTTGAATAGATTGACTTGGACTTatgacaacattttttttttttttaaatctcagaaGATAATGAGGTACTAAAAGCATTCTGAAAGAATTTTCTATTACAATTCTTCATAAAATGCATTACCCCTAATGCCTTTGGTTTTGCTTTGAAAAACTCTATGAGAGTCGTATTGTGATATGTTCCTCTGGCCTGCTGTCCATCACAAATAAGTGATGTATCTTGTGCCACCTGTGGATTTATTTGTATGATAACTGTAGCTTTGTCAGTTGAGAGGACCTTGCTGTTTTCCATTCTTTGCACAGTTTTTGCTTTACCCTGTAATTAAAGAAAAAGTAAATTTTGAATTAGTGTTGTTTTGTTACAAATGtcaatatatacatgtaaattaaCAATCTTTACTCTCTCTCTGTTAACTGTGCCCAAACGTATATGTATATTTGTCAGAAAAAGTCTACCAGATAATGTAAAATACGTTATTATGCATCATCCAGCAGACTTTTGACAGCTCCATGGCTTTTGTTAAAACTACAGATCATACTTGTGCAGTATTATATTGCCACTTTAAACATTAAACCTTACTGATCACAACAGCTGACTTTACTGAAGGCTACTTATTACTTCTGCTTTCATATACTGTACATCAgcatttacatttaatttgtcAGTGAAACATAAAACTCTGATTCTGCCAGGATTTCTAAAGCAAGAAATTTACAAAGGCATTTGTTAGCTACACTATaataaaaagtacaaattaaaagtaaaaattaaagctgcaagcagcgatgaaagggTCCTCGCACCCAGGCTTACTGCTGACCGGtgactttaggaaaacagcaaacggtgggctgtatgcttttaatatagtaaatatagaaggaatatgtcaaagtcatttatacgtgccaaacttcctgcttccagctggtggcaccttgcctataactgaatatgggaatgtagatgtcttcaggtcagaaGTGTTatcacatgtgaagtttggggcagatcgggcattgtatgcctgagttataacaacttcctgtttcatggtGAAACATCAAAATCTGTCAGGCCGCCATGAACAcaccctccaatgaaaactctagatctttgcaatttaatgttacatgggcctttagattagactgaccaaatttggtgttgatctgaataaatctctaggaggagtacaTTCAAGTACGATGCctgaaaatgtcaaaaattacacaaaattgtctgagaaaatgtaaaaaaaaaaaaacttcctgttgggtttcggattttgcttCAAGAgatttttttgtaggtattggtgtgttacatgtgtgtaccgatttttttGCATGTACGTGAAGCGTAGCTCAAAGCACTCTctgctgaacgtgtaaaggtggcacTATTGAGTCAATTTGCCACACCctcttctgaaacccatatcagacataaATTTTTACCcgttctgatgtgtgtgcaaaatTTCATGACTCAAAATTCAATTCAAAATgcaattcattttggagaatataataaacggagcaattccaatagggtcctcacaacACCGGTGCTTGGGCcctaaaaaactgtaatacaggggtgcccaaactcagtcctggagggctggtgtcctgcaaaGTTTACAGTAGCTCCAACCCcagttagacacacctgaaccagctaatcaagcttttactaggcatactagaaacttcatGACAGgcgtgttgaggcaagttggagcgaATCTCTGCAGGACACAGACCCACCAGGACCAGTCAGGGCATGCTTGCTCTAATATATACCCATAACCTTCAAAGTCATAgtcattattttataaaatgtttattgttcacaaatattttgcattatagtatatttcatttgtttttgatttttaaattaaatcacaGGCTacattaatactgttttttttgtaacataatgcccaaacaaataaaagaaaaatctttaaaTGGAATTTTTATGTACCAAAGTGTAACAATAATTTAAAACTTAAACTCAAACTTTATGGTGTGAAAAATTATTTATGATCAAAGTCAATAGATGatggttattttttaattaatatatatcaacgtgtgtatataaatataggGTTTATCAATGTAAAAATCCATAGAtgttaactgtaaaaaaaattaaaataacctgCACAGATTAAAATTTTGTCATACTTATATATAcccatattataattatttaatagtcTAAAATTCTATATTTATAGATTTATAGAGTATTCTTGACAAGGATGCCTTTGGAGTTCTTCCTCTCTTATGAAATATCATAggataaattataattatttatattgttCACAAATATTTTGCATGATTGTATATTTTATCtcattttgaaaataaatcattGGCTATATAAATTAAGTAAGTATTTTGTATCCTAATGTCCAAACAAATCTCAGAACCTTTTAATGGAATTTAATGTACCAAAGTAtaacaattaaaaattaaaaataactttaaccAAAACAATATCTGATGTGAAAGTCAATGATGTATGTCATAGTGTGTGTAAATTCAGGCTTAAAAAGACATTTAATTGTcattaaaagacatttaaaaaaaatcatgcataGGTAACTAATACATCAAATATTTT
Protein-coding regions in this window:
- the LOC141334826 gene encoding membrane-spanning 4-domains subfamily A member 8-like, whose translation is MENSKVLSTDKATVIIQINPQVAQDTSLICDGQQARGTYHNTTLIEFFKAKPKALGTVQIMIGVMDFLFGIVRTTSLYSFLYLAISVMSGTTYWGSLIYISAGSLSVAAQNNPHLCVVKATLVMNVISAITAAISIILLGVEIKQFSMPYHRCTSDYYTYGQADSDTCSNFKNYDLGIIGVLLVFSILQFIISIFISGFACKATCNTHSTHSTVLNVALN